In a genomic window of bacterium:
- a CDS encoding VOC family protein produces MIRDMPEYPTVVPYLSVRDASRALAFYRDAFGAEETRRLVDPAGGVIHAEVRLGGAPVMLAEENAAWGNHSPASLGGTAVRLVLNVPDVDAVVARAVAAGATVVIPVADQFYGERAGRVADPFGHQWIVSTRIEDVSTDEMQRRATALYGDG; encoded by the coding sequence ATGATCCGGGACATGCCGGAGTATCCGACCGTCGTCCCCTATCTCAGCGTGCGCGACGCCTCGCGTGCGCTCGCCTTCTATCGTGACGCCTTCGGTGCCGAGGAGACGCGACGCCTGGTCGATCCCGCCGGCGGCGTCATCCACGCCGAGGTGCGGCTCGGCGGCGCGCCGGTGATGCTCGCCGAGGAGAACGCCGCCTGGGGCAACCACAGCCCGGCGAGCCTCGGCGGAACCGCGGTGCGCCTCGTGCTCAACGTGCCGGACGTCGACGCCGTGGTCGCGCGTGCGGTCGCCGCCGGTGCGACGGTCGTCATCCCGGTCGCGGACCAGTTCTACGGCGAGCGGGCGGGACGGGTCGCGGATCCGTTCGGGCACCAGTGGATCGTGTCGACGCGCATCGAGGACGTGTCCACCGACGAGATGCAGCGGCGCGCGACCGCGCTCTACGGGGACGGCTGA
- a CDS encoding ZIP family metal transporter, translated as MSPAALAILATLAVSAIALVGIVFFVTARPKERSETVLLSFAAGVLLATTFLELVPEAVEKAGGDGRIFVATLAAMIGFFLLERLLHGFHEHEEIHTAPSRWLILIGDGLHNFIDGVVIAASFAVSPELGFLTTLAVAIHEIPQELADFTILVAGGFTLRQALFLNLASGITAVFGALAFIALEHTLESRIAWFMSTTAGMFIYIAASDLIPQLHHHRKGPNALVYAPFLGGVAVIAALSAVLGH; from the coding sequence ATGTCGCCGGCCGCCCTCGCCATCCTCGCCACGCTCGCCGTCAGCGCCATCGCGCTCGTCGGCATCGTGTTCTTCGTCACGGCACGGCCGAAGGAGCGCAGCGAGACGGTCCTGCTCAGCTTCGCGGCCGGCGTGCTGCTCGCGACGACCTTCCTCGAGCTCGTGCCGGAGGCGGTCGAGAAGGCCGGCGGGGACGGGCGGATCTTCGTGGCGACGCTGGCGGCGATGATCGGCTTCTTCCTCCTCGAGCGCCTCCTGCACGGCTTCCACGAGCACGAGGAGATCCACACCGCGCCGTCGCGCTGGCTCATCCTGATCGGCGACGGACTCCACAACTTCATCGACGGCGTCGTCATCGCGGCGAGCTTCGCCGTGAGCCCCGAGCTGGGCTTCCTCACCACGCTCGCGGTGGCGATCCACGAGATCCCGCAGGAGCTGGCCGACTTCACGATCCTGGTGGCCGGCGGCTTCACTCTGCGGCAGGCGCTCTTCCTGAACCTGGCCTCCGGCATCACGGCCGTGTTCGGCGCCCTGGCCTTCATCGCGCTCGAGCACACGCTGGAGAGCCGCATCGCGTGGTTCATGAGCACGACCGCCGGCATGTTCATCTACATCGCCGCGTCCGACCTGATCCCGCAGCTGCACCACCATCGCAAGGGACCGAACGCGCTGGTCTACGCGCCCTTCCTCGGCGGCGTCGCCGTCATCGCGGCGCTGAGCGCCGTGCTCGGGCACTGA
- a CDS encoding thioredoxin family protein, whose amino-acid sequence MALTENQDVPLGSPCPDFRLPTVDGGVAARDDFRDRPVLCVLFICNHCPYVQAIEDRVIALAAEYGPRGVQLVGICSNDPVAYPDDAPSRLLARWTEKAYGFPYLVDAEQTVARAFAAVCTPDIYVYGPERRLAYHGRLDDNWKEPDKVARRELAAAFEALLAGGAPPTPQIPSMGCSIKWRKAS is encoded by the coding sequence ATGGCGCTCACGGAGAACCAGGACGTCCCGCTCGGCAGTCCGTGCCCCGATTTCCGTTTGCCCACCGTCGACGGCGGAGTCGCGGCGCGCGACGACTTCCGCGACCGCCCCGTCCTCTGCGTCCTCTTCATCTGCAACCACTGTCCCTACGTGCAGGCGATCGAGGACCGCGTGATCGCGCTCGCGGCGGAGTACGGGCCGCGCGGCGTCCAGCTCGTCGGCATCTGCTCGAACGATCCCGTCGCCTATCCCGACGACGCGCCGTCGCGCTTGCTCGCGCGCTGGACGGAGAAGGCCTACGGCTTCCCGTATCTGGTCGACGCGGAGCAAACCGTCGCGCGCGCGTTCGCCGCGGTGTGCACACCCGACATCTACGTGTACGGGCCCGAGCGCCGTCTCGCCTACCACGGTCGCCTCGACGACAACTGGAAGGAGCCGGACAAGGTCGCGCGCCGCGAGCTCGCGGCGGCGTTCGAGGCGTTGCTGGCGGGCGGTGCGCCGCCGACGCCGCAGATCCCGTCGATGGGGTGCTCGATCAAGTGGCGCAAGGCGTCGTAG
- the dksA gene encoding RNA polymerase-binding protein DksA, with protein MRQRELSTLQRLLHERKQELLGEAGRTASGMSEREHFPDPTDRALLEGNRNLVLRIRDRERKLISKIDEALGRIDDGTYGKCEECGAEIGFARLKARPVTTLCIACKSEQEADERRRRYS; from the coding sequence ATGAGACAGCGGGAACTTAGCACGTTGCAACGGCTCCTACACGAACGGAAGCAGGAGCTGCTCGGAGAAGCAGGACGCACGGCCTCGGGGATGTCGGAGCGCGAGCATTTCCCCGACCCCACGGATCGCGCCCTTCTCGAGGGCAACCGCAACCTGGTGCTCCGCATCCGCGACCGCGAGCGCAAGCTGATCTCGAAGATCGACGAAGCGCTGGGCCGCATCGACGACGGCACCTACGGCAAGTGCGAGGAGTGCGGCGCCGAGATCGGCTTCGCCCGCCTGAAGGCGCGGCCGGTCACCACGCTCTGCATCGCCTGCAAGAGCGAGCAGGAAGCCGACGAGCGGCGACGCCGCTACTCGTGA
- the larC gene encoding nickel pincer cofactor biosynthesis protein LarC, whose product MRVAYLDAFSGIAGDMTVGALLDLGMPIDAVRDAIRALGLRDVEVWSERTERAGVAATKFQVRVHGEHPDDPHAHRHAHGHRAWAEIRTLLGAGGLAPAVRDRALAIFARLAEAEGRVHGVPTDAVHFHEVGALDAIVDVVGAALGFVHLGVDVVHAAPLPLGRGFVRTSHGRLPLPGPAVTELVRGRAVVLDEATTELVTPTGAAIVAALATPAPLPRLRLDGVGYGAGDRVLADRPNLLRILVGTPLEAAAGDEVVVLEATIDDMSPQLYEHVLERLLAAGARDAFLVPTLMKKSRPGTTLRVLAEPADRDRLATIVFAETSTIGLRFATWQRLVLPREERTVATPWGGVRVKIAVAPDGTRNVAPEFDDCRRLALAAGVPLKTVHQAALAAALA is encoded by the coding sequence ATGCGCGTCGCCTACCTCGATGCCTTCTCCGGAATCGCCGGAGACATGACGGTCGGAGCGCTGCTCGACCTCGGCATGCCGATCGACGCCGTGCGGGATGCCATCCGCGCCCTCGGGCTCCGCGACGTGGAGGTGTGGAGCGAGCGCACCGAGCGCGCCGGCGTCGCGGCGACGAAGTTCCAGGTGCGCGTGCACGGCGAGCATCCCGACGACCCGCACGCACACCGCCATGCGCACGGCCATCGTGCCTGGGCGGAGATCCGCACGTTGCTCGGCGCGGGCGGTCTCGCTCCCGCCGTGCGCGATCGTGCCCTCGCGATCTTCGCCCGGCTCGCCGAAGCCGAGGGGCGCGTGCACGGCGTGCCCACCGACGCCGTCCACTTCCACGAGGTCGGGGCGCTCGACGCGATCGTCGACGTGGTGGGCGCTGCGCTCGGCTTCGTGCACCTCGGCGTCGACGTCGTGCACGCCGCGCCGCTGCCGCTCGGGCGCGGCTTCGTCCGCACGTCGCACGGCCGCCTGCCGCTGCCGGGGCCGGCGGTCACCGAGCTGGTGCGCGGGCGTGCCGTGGTGCTCGACGAGGCCACGACCGAGCTGGTGACGCCGACCGGTGCCGCCATCGTCGCGGCGCTCGCGACCCCGGCGCCGCTTCCGCGCCTGCGGCTCGACGGCGTCGGCTACGGTGCGGGCGACCGCGTCCTCGCCGACCGGCCGAACCTGCTGCGCATCCTCGTCGGCACGCCGCTCGAGGCCGCGGCCGGCGACGAGGTGGTCGTGCTCGAAGCGACGATCGACGACATGAGCCCGCAGCTCTACGAGCACGTGCTCGAGCGCCTGCTCGCGGCGGGCGCCCGCGACGCGTTCCTCGTCCCCACCCTGATGAAGAAGAGCCGGCCGGGAACCACGCTGCGCGTGCTCGCCGAGCCGGCGGATCGCGATCGGCTGGCGACGATCGTCTTCGCGGAGACGTCGACGATCGGGCTGCGCTTCGCGACCTGGCAGCGGCTCGTGCTGCCGCGCGAGGAGCGCACCGTCGCGACGCCGTGGGGCGGCGTGCGGGTGAAGATCGCCGTCGCACCCGACGGCACGCGCAACGTCGCCCCGGAGTTCGACGACTGCCGCCGCCTGGCGCTGGCCGCGGGCGTACCGCTCAAGACGGTGCACCAGGCCGCGCTCGCGGCCGCGCTGGCATGA
- the bioD gene encoding dethiobiotin synthase, producing the protein MGALFVTGTDTGVGKTFVTCGLALALRAAGRRVAVMKPVETGVTDEPEDAVRLRAAAADPAPLDVVCPWRFRAPLAPNEAARAEGAAVDVDALVERVGARRRTADVLLVEGAGGLLVPIRDRLTWLDVLGRTGLELLIVAANRLGVVNHAALTARVARDGGVRVRGFVLSHPTPPGDPSCTRNASTIAELTGLPCLAVVPHAPDPAATIAVFDAARFDS; encoded by the coding sequence ATGGGCGCGCTGTTCGTCACCGGGACCGACACCGGCGTCGGCAAGACCTTCGTCACCTGCGGCCTCGCGCTCGCATTGCGCGCGGCCGGACGGCGCGTCGCGGTGATGAAGCCCGTCGAGACGGGCGTCACCGACGAGCCCGAGGACGCGGTGCGCCTGCGTGCCGCCGCCGCCGATCCGGCGCCGCTCGACGTCGTCTGCCCCTGGCGCTTCCGCGCCCCCCTGGCGCCGAACGAGGCGGCGCGCGCCGAGGGCGCCGCGGTCGACGTCGACGCCCTGGTCGAGCGCGTGGGCGCGCGACGCCGGACGGCCGACGTCCTCCTCGTCGAAGGCGCCGGCGGGCTCCTCGTACCGATCCGCGACCGGCTCACCTGGCTCGACGTCCTCGGCCGCACCGGTCTCGAGCTGCTGATCGTCGCCGCGAACCGCCTCGGCGTGGTGAACCACGCCGCGCTGACGGCCCGCGTCGCGCGCGACGGCGGCGTGCGCGTGCGCGGCTTCGTGCTCTCGCACCCGACTCCGCCCGGCGATCCGTCGTGCACCCGCAATGCGTCAACGATTGCCGAGCTGACCGGGCTCCCCTGCCTCGCGGTGGTGCCGCACGCCCCCGACCCGGCCGCAACGATCGCGGTTTTCGACGCGGCGCGTTTCGACTCGTGA
- the bioA gene encoding adenosylmethionine--8-amino-7-oxononanoate transaminase, which produces MTTPPTEPQTLVAWDRAHLWHPFTQMGDWMREEPLVVAEAEGCWLVDTSGRRYLDGVSSLWCNVHGHRHPVLDAALRAQLDRVAHTTLLGLGSVPSIELARALVQVVPPGLTRVFYSDAGATAVEAALRIALQYHQLRGDERRVRFASLVEAYHGDTLGAVGIGYSETFHRFVAGAVVPAVRLTPPHVFRWQRGLDADAALNAAIADAERTLAEHGPTLAAVVVEPLVQGAAGMWIHPPAYLRALHALAHRHGTLLVADEVATGFGRTGRMFACEHAGITPDLLCIAKGISGGYLPLAATLATEAVFDAFLAPYEDFRAFFHGHTYTGNALACAVATASLGLFRTERTLERLGARIARLHARLDADVAPLAHVGEVRQQGVMVGIELVADRAARTPYPAAARIGQRVVRAARARGVVVRPLGSVLVLMPPLAITDGELDLLVDVTRDAIVEATEG; this is translated from the coding sequence ATGACCACGCCGCCGACCGAGCCGCAGACCCTGGTCGCCTGGGACCGCGCCCACCTCTGGCATCCGTTCACGCAGATGGGCGACTGGATGCGCGAGGAGCCGCTCGTGGTCGCCGAGGCGGAGGGCTGCTGGCTCGTCGACACCAGCGGGCGGCGCTACCTCGACGGCGTCTCGTCGCTGTGGTGCAACGTCCACGGCCATCGTCACCCGGTGCTCGACGCCGCCCTGCGCGCACAGCTGGACCGCGTCGCACACACGACGCTCCTCGGGCTCGGCAGCGTGCCGTCGATCGAGCTCGCCCGCGCGCTCGTCCAGGTCGTGCCGCCCGGGCTGACGCGGGTCTTCTACTCCGACGCGGGCGCGACCGCCGTCGAGGCGGCGCTGCGCATCGCGCTCCAGTACCACCAGCTGCGCGGCGACGAGCGGCGCGTGCGCTTCGCGTCGCTGGTCGAGGCCTACCACGGGGACACGCTCGGCGCGGTCGGGATCGGCTATTCGGAGACGTTCCACCGCTTCGTCGCCGGCGCCGTCGTGCCCGCGGTGCGGCTCACGCCGCCGCACGTCTTCCGCTGGCAGCGCGGGCTCGACGCGGACGCGGCCCTGAACGCCGCGATCGCCGACGCCGAGCGCACGCTGGCGGAGCATGGGCCGACGCTGGCCGCGGTGGTGGTGGAGCCGCTGGTGCAGGGCGCCGCCGGCATGTGGATCCATCCGCCCGCCTATCTCCGGGCGCTGCACGCGCTGGCCCACCGGCACGGCACCCTCCTCGTCGCCGACGAGGTGGCGACCGGGTTCGGGCGCACCGGGCGCATGTTCGCCTGCGAGCACGCCGGCATCACCCCCGACCTCCTCTGCATCGCCAAGGGCATCAGCGGCGGCTACCTGCCGCTCGCCGCGACCCTCGCCACCGAGGCGGTGTTCGACGCCTTCCTCGCGCCCTACGAGGACTTCCGCGCCTTCTTCCACGGCCACACCTACACCGGGAACGCGCTCGCCTGCGCGGTCGCCACGGCCAGCCTCGGGCTGTTCCGCACCGAGCGCACGCTCGAGCGCCTGGGCGCCCGCATCGCACGGCTGCACGCCCGCCTCGACGCCGACGTGGCCCCGCTGGCGCACGTCGGCGAGGTCCGCCAGCAGGGCGTGATGGTCGGCATCGAGCTCGTCGCCGACCGGGCCGCGCGCACGCCCTACCCGGCCGCGGCGCGCATCGGCCAGCGCGTGGTGCGGGCCGCCCGCGCACGCGGCGTCGTCGTGCGCCCGCTCGGCAGCGTGCTCGTGCTGATGCCGCCGCTGGCGATCACCGACGGCGAGCTCGACCTCCTGGTCGACGTCACGCGCGACGCCATCGTCGAGGCGACGGAGGGCTGA
- the bioF gene encoding 8-amino-7-oxononanoate synthase yields MERELREELDRLDADGLRRRLRPLDGPSDAEVLVDGRPMLLLSSNNYLGLATHPALRAAARAATDAWGCGAGASRLIAGHLALHAEVEDALARLKGTEAALLFPSGYQANVGAITALVGRRDHVFSDALNHASIIDGCRLSRATVHVYPHNDASALERLLASTPPGGRRLVVTDSVFSMDGDRAPLRELVAVARHYHSHVMVDEAHATGVLGPGGAGLAAETATTADVAVHMGTLGKALGGAGAYVAGSRALIDLLVNRARSFVYTTGLLPAAVGAAGAALGLVAREPERRAALRRNAERLRGGLVALGLDVPGDTHILPVMLGDNRRALALAAALAEEGVLTHAIRPPTVPAGSARLRVTPMATHTEAQIDRALDAFARALRALGRPGAAR; encoded by the coding sequence CTGGAGCGCGAGCTCAGGGAAGAGCTGGACCGGCTCGATGCCGACGGGCTGCGGCGGAGACTGCGTCCCCTGGACGGTCCCTCCGATGCCGAGGTGCTGGTCGACGGGCGCCCGATGCTGCTGCTCTCGTCGAACAACTACCTCGGCCTCGCCACCCATCCCGCGTTGCGGGCGGCGGCGCGGGCCGCGACCGACGCCTGGGGCTGCGGCGCGGGGGCGTCGCGGCTGATCGCCGGGCATCTCGCGCTCCACGCCGAGGTCGAGGACGCGCTCGCGCGTCTGAAGGGCACCGAGGCCGCGCTGCTGTTCCCGTCCGGCTACCAGGCCAACGTCGGCGCGATCACGGCGCTCGTCGGTCGCCGCGATCACGTCTTCAGCGACGCGCTCAACCACGCCAGCATCATCGACGGCTGCCGGCTCTCGCGCGCCACCGTCCACGTCTATCCCCACAACGACGCCTCGGCCCTCGAGCGGCTGCTCGCATCGACCCCGCCCGGGGGGCGGCGCCTCGTCGTCACCGACTCCGTGTTCTCCATGGACGGCGACCGGGCTCCGCTGCGCGAGCTCGTCGCTGTCGCGCGTCATTACCACAGCCACGTGATGGTGGACGAGGCCCACGCGACCGGCGTGCTCGGCCCCGGCGGCGCAGGTCTCGCCGCGGAGACCGCCACGACGGCCGACGTCGCCGTGCACATGGGCACGCTCGGTAAGGCACTCGGCGGCGCGGGGGCGTACGTCGCCGGCAGCCGGGCGCTGATCGACCTGCTGGTGAACCGGGCGCGCAGCTTCGTCTACACGACCGGGCTGCTGCCGGCCGCCGTCGGCGCGGCGGGTGCGGCGCTCGGGCTCGTCGCGCGCGAGCCGGAGCGGCGCGCGGCCCTGCGCCGCAACGCCGAACGGCTGCGTGGCGGGCTCGTCGCCCTCGGGCTCGACGTCCCCGGCGACACCCACATCCTTCCCGTCATGCTGGGCGACAACCGTCGCGCGCTCGCGCTCGCCGCCGCGCTCGCGGAGGAGGGCGTCCTCACCCACGCGATCCGTCCGCCCACGGTCCCGGCAGGCAGCGCGCGCCTGCGCGTGACGCCGATGGCCACCCACACCGAGGCGCAGATCGATCGCGCCCTCGACGCCTTCGCCCGGGCGCTGCGCGCGCTCGGGCGCCCCGGAGCCGCACGATGA
- the radA gene encoding DNA repair protein RadA, producing the protein MVDKGRKSAVRTAFVCQQCGHASPRWLGQCPGCQAWNTLVEEALPDARPRSSHAATRPAAADGPRPLASVTAGDAIRRSTGLAELDRVLGGGLVAGSLVLLGGDPGIGKSTLTLQALSNLAAQGQPVLYVAGEESPEQVRLRADRLGLADAGVLILPETGAEAVVEQMERLRPVAVVIDSIQTLHTAALGSAPGSVGQVRESAALVATQAKASGTACILIGHVTKEGSLAGPRVLEHLVDTVCYFEGDGAHALRVLRAVKNRFGSTNEVGVFEMGEGGLSEVQNPSAAFLAERPVDAPGSAVLATLEGTRPMLVEIQALVSRSGLAMPRRTAIGLDPGRVALLIAVLEKRMRVQLHDQDVFLNVAGGLRVDEPAADLAVVAAVASSARGRPLPSDVVVWGEVGLTGEVRSAARAEIRVREAARQGFRTCILPAGNARGLAAPAGTRLRGVAALDQLFDALELA; encoded by the coding sequence GTGGTTGACAAGGGGCGCAAGTCCGCGGTCCGCACCGCGTTCGTCTGCCAGCAGTGCGGTCACGCCTCGCCGCGCTGGCTCGGGCAGTGCCCCGGTTGCCAAGCCTGGAACACGCTCGTCGAGGAGGCGCTGCCGGACGCGCGCCCGCGCAGCTCCCACGCCGCGACGCGCCCGGCGGCCGCCGACGGACCACGCCCGCTCGCCAGCGTCACCGCGGGCGACGCGATCCGCCGCTCGACGGGTCTCGCCGAGCTCGACCGCGTCCTCGGCGGCGGGCTGGTCGCCGGCTCGCTCGTGCTGCTCGGCGGCGATCCCGGCATCGGCAAGTCGACGCTGACGCTGCAGGCGCTGTCGAATCTCGCCGCGCAGGGGCAGCCGGTGCTGTACGTCGCGGGCGAGGAGTCGCCCGAGCAGGTGCGGCTGCGCGCGGATCGACTCGGGCTCGCCGACGCCGGCGTCCTCATCCTGCCCGAGACGGGCGCCGAGGCCGTCGTCGAGCAGATGGAGCGCCTGCGCCCGGTCGCCGTCGTCATCGACTCCATCCAGACGCTGCACACGGCGGCGCTCGGCTCGGCGCCGGGCAGCGTCGGGCAGGTGCGCGAGTCGGCGGCGCTGGTGGCGACGCAGGCGAAGGCGAGCGGCACCGCGTGCATCCTGATCGGCCACGTCACCAAGGAGGGCTCGCTCGCCGGCCCGCGCGTGCTCGAGCACCTCGTCGACACCGTCTGCTACTTCGAGGGCGACGGCGCCCACGCGCTGCGCGTGCTGCGCGCGGTGAAGAACCGCTTCGGCTCGACCAACGAGGTCGGCGTCTTCGAGATGGGCGAGGGTGGGCTGTCCGAGGTGCAGAACCCGTCGGCGGCGTTCCTGGCCGAGCGACCGGTCGACGCGCCGGGCTCGGCGGTGCTGGCGACGCTCGAGGGGACGCGGCCGATGCTGGTCGAGATCCAGGCGCTGGTCTCGCGCTCGGGGCTCGCCATGCCGCGGCGGACGGCGATCGGGCTCGACCCCGGCCGCGTCGCCCTCCTCATCGCCGTGCTGGAGAAGCGCATGCGCGTGCAGCTGCACGACCAGGACGTGTTCCTGAACGTCGCGGGTGGGCTGCGTGTCGACGAGCCGGCGGCCGATCTCGCCGTCGTCGCCGCGGTGGCGTCGAGCGCGCGCGGCCGGCCCTTGCCGAGCGACGTCGTCGTCTGGGGCGAGGTCGGGCTGACGGGCGAGGTGCGCTCGGCGGCGCGCGCCGAGATCCGCGTGCGCGAGGCGGCGCGTCAGGGCTTCCGCACGTGCATCCTGCCGGCGGGCAACGCGCGCGGCCTGGCCGCGCCGGCGGGGACGCGCCTCCGCGGCGTCGCCGCGCTCGACCAGCTGTTCGACGCCCTGGAGCTCGCGTGA
- a CDS encoding amino acid permease: MTPIVLVLLNLGLVGLFAWMARQQGLLGYARGGRWYLTWFAIGLITLMDELTSIFYAPAEAHRFIGHQAIFFIAATSLLMRVLSSRMVEIAEILEHNKIFGGGVYSFSYLVLGPVASFVAVASIMVTYILTACISSVSAVNQSDAFWDMPDRVEQVLVLAVIWSIAGLNILGIRESARVTFAIFSVAAVALLNLIALGFLNLDPSAPGVMLGSATDVVSTITEGGVAHAISVLTIGVASCVLAYSGIESVIQTAGFVSGWREIRKAYWFLALTVGIVTPIISALALSAPIDFDAHEADLIPHFATVVGNVPFGVAIGLIGSVILIMAVNTAFVASAELLERVAHRYRADWLAATNRRASLYRIHVLNASLYTAVILLTAGSQKLLAEMYAVGLLASFCISIGCLIIYRFFRGTKDILEYYTSRTVTVLLEALLVACFVYLASHRPYGTGLWASVVGVFILAGIPLSRRFGPEVKEKRRSDYPMEMILALGEHDGPLDVCFRRPGEADCAVVPGRVYVTFFDTRQSIPDKLSPNHYRFPIQSGGVSASIDSVLELLDEELGGRELTIRFGWPTSSWIDRMATGVFVANLMRMPLRYPRLHFAMESRGQPATTDGEDAAQRS; the protein is encoded by the coding sequence GTGACGCCGATCGTCCTGGTGCTCCTGAACCTCGGGCTCGTCGGCCTCTTCGCCTGGATGGCGCGGCAGCAGGGCCTGCTCGGCTACGCGCGCGGCGGCCGCTGGTACCTCACCTGGTTCGCGATCGGGCTGATCACGCTGATGGACGAGCTGACGTCCATCTTCTACGCGCCGGCCGAGGCGCACCGCTTCATCGGCCACCAGGCGATCTTCTTCATCGCGGCGACGTCGCTCCTCATGCGCGTGCTGTCGAGCCGGATGGTCGAGATCGCCGAGATACTCGAGCACAACAAGATCTTCGGCGGCGGCGTCTACTCGTTCTCGTATCTGGTCCTGGGGCCGGTCGCGTCGTTCGTGGCCGTGGCCTCGATCATGGTGACGTACATCCTCACCGCCTGCATCTCGAGCGTCAGCGCGGTGAACCAGAGCGACGCGTTCTGGGACATGCCCGATCGGGTCGAGCAGGTGCTGGTGCTCGCCGTCATCTGGAGCATCGCCGGCCTGAACATCCTCGGCATCCGCGAGAGCGCGCGCGTGACCTTCGCGATCTTCAGCGTGGCGGCCGTCGCGCTGCTGAACCTCATCGCGCTCGGCTTCCTGAACCTCGATCCGTCGGCGCCCGGGGTGATGCTCGGCAGCGCCACCGACGTGGTCTCGACCATCACCGAGGGCGGCGTGGCGCACGCGATCTCGGTGCTCACGATCGGCGTCGCGAGCTGCGTGCTGGCGTACTCGGGCATCGAGTCCGTGATCCAGACGGCGGGGTTCGTCTCGGGCTGGCGCGAGATCCGCAAGGCGTACTGGTTCCTCGCCCTGACCGTGGGCATCGTGACACCGATCATCTCGGCGCTCGCGCTGTCGGCACCCATCGACTTCGACGCGCACGAGGCGGATCTCATCCCGCACTTCGCGACGGTCGTCGGCAACGTCCCCTTCGGCGTCGCCATCGGCCTCATCGGCAGCGTCATCCTGATCATGGCGGTGAACACCGCCTTCGTCGCCTCGGCCGAGCTGCTCGAGCGGGTGGCCCATCGATATCGCGCCGACTGGCTGGCGGCGACGAACCGGCGCGCGTCGCTCTACCGCATCCACGTCCTGAACGCGTCGCTCTACACCGCCGTCATCCTGCTCACGGCGGGGTCGCAGAAGCTGCTCGCCGAGATGTACGCGGTGGGCCTGCTGGCGAGCTTCTGCATCAGCATCGGCTGCCTCATCATCTACCGTTTCTTCCGCGGGACGAAGGACATCCTCGAGTACTACACGTCGCGCACGGTGACGGTGCTGCTCGAGGCGCTGCTGGTCGCCTGCTTCGTCTATCTCGCCTCGCACCGCCCGTACGGTACCGGGCTGTGGGCGAGCGTGGTCGGCGTCTTCATCCTGGCCGGCATCCCGCTCTCGCGTCGCTTCGGGCCCGAGGTGAAGGAGAAGCGGCGCAGCGACTATCCGATGGAGATGATCCTGGCGCTCGGCGAGCACGACGGGCCGCTCGACGTCTGCTTCCGCCGGCCCGGCGAAGCCGACTGCGCCGTCGTCCCCGGACGCGTGTACGTGACCTTCTTCGACACCCGCCAGTCGATTCCCGACAAGCTGTCGCCCAACCACTACCGCTTCCCGATCCAGAGCGGCGGCGTCTCGGCGAGCATCGACTCGGTGCTCGAGCTCCTCGACGAGGAGCTCGGCGGGCGCGAGCTCACGATCCGCTTCGGGTGGCCGACGTCGTCGTGGATCGACCGCATGGCCACCGGCGTCTTCGTCGCCAACCTCATGCGCATGCCGCTGCGCTATCCGCGGCTGCACTTCGCCATGGAATCGCGAGGCCAACCCGCGACCACGGACGGCGAAGACGCGGCTCAGCGCTCCTGA
- a CDS encoding alpha/beta fold hydrolase, whose amino-acid sequence MRPLGEALAAAGFPVVAPALAGHGTEVADLARTGWPDWLASAEAALAALRAEVPRVAVAGLSMGGLLALVLAARRPHDVAALVLAAPALRLADRRIGLLPWAARIPPLRRRLGLIPKRGGRDIADPDARAASRAYDAAPLDAVLALLALRREARRALPRVTQPVLLLQGRLDRTVPASVEALVRRRLGSRRLETATLEHSGHVLTEDVDRARVGALVTDFLGRVEAATQER is encoded by the coding sequence ATGCGGCCCCTCGGTGAGGCGCTCGCCGCGGCGGGCTTCCCCGTCGTCGCCCCGGCGCTCGCGGGCCACGGCACCGAGGTCGCCGATCTCGCGCGCACCGGATGGCCGGACTGGCTCGCGTCGGCCGAGGCCGCGCTCGCGGCCCTGCGAGCCGAGGTGCCGCGCGTCGCGGTCGCGGGACTGTCGATGGGCGGGCTGCTCGCCCTCGTGCTCGCCGCGCGGCGGCCGCACGACGTCGCGGCCCTGGTCCTCGCCGCCCCCGCCCTGCGCCTCGCCGATCGGCGCATCGGGCTCTTGCCCTGGGCCGCGCGCATCCCCCCGCTGCGACGCCGGCTCGGGCTCATCCCGAAGCGCGGCGGACGCGACATCGCCGACCCCGACGCGCGCGCCGCGAGCCGCGCCTACGACGCCGCGCCGCTCGACGCCGTGCTCGCGCTCCTCGCCCTGCGGCGCGAGGCCCGGCGCGCGCTGCCGCGCGTGACCCAGCCCGTGCTCCTGCTCCAGGGACGGCTCGACCGCACGGTCCCCGCGTCGGTGGAGGCGCTCGTGCGCCGGCGCCTCGGCTCGCGCCGGCTCGAAACCGCGACGCTCGAGCACAGCGGCCACGTCCTCACCGAGGACGTCGACCGCGCCCGCGTCGGCGCGCTCGTCACGGACTTCCTCGGCCGCGTCGAGGCCGCGACTCAGGAGCGCTGA